The window CCTGAAGATATTggctaaaactagggtttctgtTTGTGATTCTCCGAAATTCAGTAAAAAGATCATATCTTTATGAAAATTTCCTCTTTATGCTTGTGATTTTCCATAATTTGGCCTAAAAATGATGCTTTTATGAATATTTATGTTCTTTTATGTTTCTGCAATCATTTGATTTCGCTAGAACACGTGGTTCATCTTGTGatcataatttatattcatgAACTAGATTTCTgttgaaatttatttgaatttatttttgcGATCAAGACCTTAGGGATTAAAGCTTGTATATATTAAGTCTGTTCTTCAGCCAAAAAAAAATCTGTTGAAATTTAGGATTCACAAGGGACTGCAATGCAATTAACAAGATGCTTGGTTTCACTCGAAATTTTCTATTGGAATGATTCTAATATTGTATAGGCCATGTTTGTTTTTATGATTGATTTGCCTGTATCTAAAGCTATTTTAGGATTTGTTTGGCGTGCGCAAAAGGAATTAGCTTGCGGTATTCAGAGCAATGCACAACAGAAAATGAAAGATTCACGTTaaacacttggagaacttttagAAAACAAGCTATTTGCTCCTTGAATTCCATTTCTTAATTTCTGGAATTTTATAATATGAACCCCTTTGCTGAATGATTACCGCTCATGCCTGTTGGGAGTGGTCATGACTCTGGAACAATAGCTTTGTGCATGGAATTAGGTGATCCAAATGCAAATATGTTATAAGAGGCATAAGTGAGTATGGTGTATATTCTCCGGCGCCAATTACATATTTCTTTTGAGGCAGTTTCCATGTTTTGTACTAGACTGTCGTTAATAGCTTATTTTTTCTTATGTGAGTTTATGTTGCTTGTCCAGATATATAATTTCATTCTGCATCTTATTTATTGTCCATCATCTTCTTCTGTTTGACACATTTTTATGGTTTTCTGATTAGGTTGTTCTAAAGGCTAATTTTTTAAATACTTGGATGGGTGCTCCTAAACAGAAGTGGACTCCAGAAGAAGAAGCTGCTCTTAAAGCTGGGGTCCGTAAGCATGGACCAGGCAAATGGCGGACGATCCTAAAGGACCCAGAATTTAGCGGAGTGTTGTGCTTGCGTTCAAATGTAGATCTAAAGGTAGaatttccattcttttcttttaGGACAAAATTCTCTTTTGGTGAGAGGATGCCCTAGTGTTATTTGAGTCGATGAAGGTTATGTAACTTAATTTTTCTCTTATCTATTTATTTTATGCATGAAATGTTAATTTGTCTTTGTTGACGCTGTTCAGGACAAGTGGAGGAACATGAGTGTAATGGCAAATGGCTGGGGTTCTAGAGAGAAAGCAAGGCTGGCTCTCAAAAGAATGAATCAAACTCGTAAACAGGATGAGAAGTCTTTAGCTGTTACCATTGAGGCTCAAAGTGATGAGGAAATTGTTGAAGCAAGGCTAGCTATTACTTCTAGTGGTTCTCCACAGATTGGTGGGTCAAAAAGATCTATCATAAGGTCAAACCTTGCTCATTACCTGTTACAGCATGACTCGGATTGTAGCCTTCTACATCTGCTTGTGCTAACAGATTTAGTTAAATCTTGGCTTCTGCatgatctcaaattttggtagttttaattattttaacattCTACACATGTTACAAGTAACAATTCTTGTTTAGTTTTTAGCATTCCGACGATGGTAGATGGCTAAAAGTTGTCCTAGCCTTTTCATAAGTTTTTTGGGTCTTATTTTTCTTGCTGGAAGGACGACATCTTTAAGTGGTGCTGCTTTGCTACTATTATAGGTTGGATAATCTTATAATGGAGGCTATAAGCAACTTGAAGGAGCCAGGTGGTTCCAACAAGACTACTATAGCTACATACATAGAGGTACTCATCT of the Nicotiana tabacum cultivar K326 chromosome 7, ASM71507v2, whole genome shotgun sequence genome contains:
- the LOC107819671 gene encoding telomere repeat-binding factor 1-like; this translates as MGAPKQKWTPEEEAALKAGVRKHGPGKWRTILKDPEFSGVLCLRSNVDLKDKWRNMSVMANGWGSREKARLALKRMNQTRKQDEKSLAVTIEAQSDEEIVEARLAITSSGSPQIGGSKRSIIRLDNLIMEAISNLKEPGGSNKTTIATYIEDQYWAPPNFKRLLSAKLKYLTATGRLIKVKRKYRIAPMSALSDRRRMPSIPLLESGQMISNRVDMNMRTTKAQVDLELAMMRSMTLQEAAAAAAQAVAEAEAAIEEAEEAARVAEAAEAEAEAAQAFAKAAMKTLQGRSFRRMMIRA